From a region of the Streptacidiphilus albus JL83 genome:
- a CDS encoding tyrosine-protein phosphatase encodes MIRHIEFDRLHNFRDLGGYRADAGRTVRWGTLYRSDSLGKLRPGSADWDRFRALGVGTVVDLRHPFEIEARGRVPAVDGLAYHNLSIEHRPYDQSAISPDVDPWRYLADRFAEVLDDGVKELRTVLEVIAAEDDRPLVFHCASGKDRTGIVAALVLSLLGVAEEEVLADFALTELATERLLADWRANHPEQESIWPSFGRAPAEVMRLTLGDLTERYGSVRQYVAERLGPEPELTGALRRRLLTSD; translated from the coding sequence GTGATCAGACACATCGAGTTCGACCGGCTGCACAACTTCCGTGATCTGGGCGGCTACCGAGCGGACGCGGGCCGCACCGTCCGCTGGGGAACGCTCTACCGTTCGGATTCGCTGGGCAAGTTGCGGCCCGGCTCGGCCGACTGGGACCGCTTTCGCGCGCTGGGGGTGGGCACGGTCGTCGACCTGCGCCACCCCTTCGAGATCGAGGCGCGGGGCCGGGTACCCGCCGTCGACGGGCTGGCCTATCACAACCTCAGCATCGAGCACCGCCCCTACGACCAGTCCGCGATCAGCCCCGACGTCGACCCCTGGCGCTATCTCGCGGACCGCTTCGCCGAGGTGCTGGACGACGGGGTGAAGGAGCTCCGCACGGTGCTGGAGGTCATCGCCGCCGAGGACGACCGCCCGCTGGTCTTCCACTGCGCCTCCGGCAAGGACCGCACCGGGATCGTGGCCGCGCTGGTGCTGTCGCTGCTGGGCGTCGCCGAGGAGGAGGTCCTCGCCGACTTCGCCCTGACCGAGCTCGCCACGGAGCGGCTGCTCGCCGACTGGCGGGCCAACCACCCCGAGCAGGAGTCGATCTGGCCCTCCTTCGGCCGGGCTCCGGCCGAGGTCATGCGCCTTACCCTCGGCGACCTGACCGAGCGCTACGGATCGGTCCGGCAGTACGTCGCCGAACGCCTCGGCCCGGAGCCGGAACTGACCGGGGCGCTGCGGCGGCGACTGCTCACCTCGGACTGA
- a CDS encoding lysophospholipid acyltransferase family protein: MADLVYPPIIGAARTLFRALDIKLEVIGAENVPRSGGAVLVSNHVSYLDFIFAGWGALKAGGRKTRFMAKDDVFRHRISGPLMRGMKHIPVDRSDGQPAYEAAVRALKAGEVVGVFPEATISRSFTLKKFKTGAARMAADAGVPLLPMALWGTQRFWTKGRPKELTRRHTPVTIIIGEPIHITAADRPVMVTRRLRAAMTELIDRAQTTYPDSPSGPDDTWWQPAHLGGSAPTLEVAEAEDEKENAEKAARRAARAEAEQQARNG, translated from the coding sequence GTGGCTGACCTTGTGTACCCGCCGATCATCGGAGCGGCACGGACACTCTTCCGGGCGCTCGACATCAAGCTTGAGGTCATCGGCGCCGAGAACGTACCGCGCAGCGGCGGGGCCGTTCTGGTCAGCAACCACGTCAGCTACCTCGACTTCATCTTCGCGGGCTGGGGCGCGCTCAAGGCCGGCGGGCGCAAGACCCGCTTCATGGCCAAGGACGACGTCTTCAGGCACCGCATCTCCGGTCCGCTGATGCGCGGCATGAAGCACATCCCGGTGGACCGCTCCGACGGGCAGCCCGCCTACGAGGCGGCCGTGCGTGCGCTCAAGGCCGGCGAGGTGGTCGGCGTCTTCCCCGAGGCGACCATCAGCCGCTCCTTCACCCTGAAGAAGTTCAAGACCGGCGCGGCCCGGATGGCGGCCGACGCCGGCGTCCCGCTGCTGCCGATGGCGCTCTGGGGCACCCAGCGGTTCTGGACCAAGGGCCGCCCCAAGGAGCTGACCCGTCGGCACACCCCGGTCACCATCATCATCGGCGAGCCGATCCACATCACGGCGGCGGACCGTCCGGTCATGGTCACCCGCCGGCTCCGCGCCGCCATGACCGAACTGATCGACCGCGCCCAGACCACCTACCCGGACTCCCCCAGCGGTCCGGACGACACCTGGTGGCAGCCGGCCCACCTCGGCGGCTCCGCGCCGACCCTGGAGGTCGCCGAGGCCGAGGACGAGAAGGAGAACGCCGAGAAGGCCGCCCGCCGCGCCGCCCGCGCGGAGGCGGAGCAGCAGGCCCGCAACGGCTGA
- a CDS encoding DUF4395 domain-containing protein produces MSAVIPPATVLTPVQARERVDPRGPRFAATLTTVVLAAVLISGNGWLLALQTLVFALGALGGLGRSPYGWLYRTFVRPRLGPPAELEDAAPPRFAQGVGLGFALVGTLGYLVGPTWLGLVATGCALAAAFLNSAFGYCLGCEVYLLLRRGQDRLRPAGQ; encoded by the coding sequence ATGTCTGCTGTCATCCCTCCCGCCACCGTGCTCACCCCGGTCCAGGCCCGCGAACGGGTCGACCCCAGAGGCCCGCGCTTCGCCGCAACCCTCACCACGGTGGTCCTGGCCGCCGTCCTGATCAGCGGGAACGGCTGGCTGCTCGCCCTCCAGACGCTGGTGTTCGCCCTCGGCGCGCTGGGCGGCCTCGGCCGTTCGCCCTACGGCTGGCTCTACCGGACCTTCGTCCGCCCCCGGCTCGGGCCGCCCGCCGAGTTGGAGGACGCCGCCCCGCCGCGCTTCGCCCAGGGCGTCGGCCTGGGCTTCGCACTGGTCGGAACGCTCGGCTACCTCGTCGGGCCGACCTGGCTCGGGCTCGTCGCCACCGGCTGCGCGCTGGCCGCCGCCTTCCTCAACTCGGCCTTCGGCTACTGCCTCGGCTGCGAGGTCTACCTCCTGCTGCGCCGTGGCCAGGACCGGCTGCGACCGGCCGGACAGTAG
- a CDS encoding GTP-binding protein produces MAFAHSDQHPPQQPRPDDGSAPLTLKILVAGGFGSGKTTLVGAVSEIRPLRTEERITEASRGVDDLSGVERKATTTVAMDFGRITIHSGLALYLFGTPGQDRFWFLWDELAHGALGAVVLVDTRRLQDCFPAVDFFERRSIPFVVAVNCFEGSDPHSAEAVATALDLERGTPVLLCDARDRNSCKKVLIALVEHASRMHSARMLAAI; encoded by the coding sequence ATGGCCTTCGCGCACTCTGACCAGCACCCCCCGCAGCAGCCCCGGCCCGACGACGGATCCGCCCCGCTCACCCTGAAGATCCTGGTCGCGGGCGGCTTCGGATCGGGCAAGACCACGCTGGTCGGCGCGGTCAGCGAGATCCGACCGCTGCGCACCGAGGAACGGATCACCGAGGCGAGCCGCGGGGTCGACGACCTGTCCGGGGTGGAGCGCAAGGCCACCACCACCGTGGCGATGGACTTCGGCCGGATCACCATCCACTCGGGCCTGGCCCTCTACCTCTTCGGCACGCCCGGGCAGGACCGCTTCTGGTTCCTCTGGGACGAGCTGGCCCACGGCGCGCTGGGAGCGGTCGTGCTGGTCGACACCCGCCGACTGCAGGACTGCTTCCCGGCCGTGGACTTCTTCGAGCGCCGGTCCATCCCCTTCGTGGTCGCGGTGAACTGCTTCGAGGGCTCCGATCCGCACTCGGCCGAGGCGGTGGCGACGGCGCTGGACCTGGAGCGCGGGACACCGGTGCTGCTCTGCGACGCCCGCGACCGCAACTCCTGCAAGAAGGTCCTGATCGCCCTGGTCGAGCACGCCAGCCGGATGCACTCCGCCCGGATGCTGGCCGCGATCTGA